Proteins encoded within one genomic window of Aquarana catesbeiana isolate 2022-GZ linkage group LG03, ASM4218655v1, whole genome shotgun sequence:
- the LOC141134291 gene encoding olfactory receptor 5V1-like: MAACPNLSTEEEFNILAFSAPPSGQFTIFIGVLLMYLMTILGNVTIITIVYVAPKLHTPMYFFLCNLSLVDVTTTSSCIPKLLVITLTQDHKISFHGCIIQLFFFMLCACAETLILTSMAYDRYLAICKPLQYYLIMNKKLCALMATSSWLIGALNSLILSLLISVLLFCKSRDINNFFCDLNIMISLSSGDTKTWKLVEIFEDIVSAFTPFVLIITSYVLIISSILKIHSRDGRLKAFSTCISHLITVILFYVPAMFLYFKAESEHTKEQDKLLSMLYLVVVPMLNPLVYSLRNNDIWKAILKVKIARRKLLRH; the protein is encoded by the coding sequence ATGGCTGCATGTCCAAATCTAAGCACAGAAGAAGAGTTTAATATTTTGGCATTTTCTGCACCTCCATCTGGACAGTTTACAATCTTTATTGGAGTTTTATTAATGTATCTGATGACTATACTTGGAAATGTCACTATTATTACAATTGTTTATGTGGCACCAAAATTACATACCCcgatgtatttttttttgtgtaatcttTCCCTTGTAGATGTGACAACCACCTCCTCCTGCATCCCAAAATTACTTGTGATTACTCTAACACAAGATCACAAAATCTCCTTTCATGGTTGCATAATTCAACTCTTTTTCTTTATGCTGTGTGCTTGTGCTGAGACTTTAATCCTGACATCCATGGCGTATGACCGCTATCTGGCAATATGTAAACCATTACAGTATTACCTAATTATGAATAAGAAACTTTGTGCTTTGATGGCAACTTCTTCCTGGTTGATTGGAGCTTTAAACTCATTGATTTTGTCCTTACTTATATCTGTTTTATTGTTTTGCAAATCTCGTGACATCAACAATTTTTTCTGTGACCTCAATATAATGATTTCACTTTCCTCTGGGGATACTAAGACCTGGAAGCTTGTTGAAATTTTTGAAGACATTGTATCAGCCTTTACACCATTCGTACTTATAATAACCTCATATGTTTTAATAATTTCCAGCATATTAAAAATACATTCTAGAGATGGACGTCTCAAAGCTTTCTCCACATGCATTTCCCACCTCATCACTGTTATATTATTTTATGTCCCAGccatgtttttatattttaaagcagaATCAGAACATACAAAAGAGCAAGACAAGTTACTTTCCATGCTGTATCTTGTTGTGGTCCCTATGCTGAATCCTCTGGTGTACAGTTTGAGAAACAATGATATTTGGAAGGCTATTTTGAAAGTAAAGATTGCAAGAAGGAAACTTTTGAGGCACTAA